Proteins from a single region of Butyrivibrio fibrisolvens:
- a CDS encoding GntR family transcriptional regulator gives MAKYQEIVGWISEQIDKGDYPPGSKIPSENELCRKFGISRQTVRHAIAYLIEEGKLTAERGSGTYVKGDFVENSSKRIAVVTTYVDSYIFPKTIQGIENKLTEYGYTMQLSFTGNTFTKERAILQDLLDNGDVAGLLIEPSRSALPNPNIDLLAELDKKGTRILFLNSNYTQLPFPHVSLADKECAYRAVKELIDAGHRNIACILKLDDRQGHERYSGYLKAMMEAGITVSDEWVVWLDTDDISHMKDNYDRIRRRFDGCTALFAYNDQVAVDAIGVLHAAGIMVPKRMSVVSMDDSDMAKMNGFELDSVPHPKERLGEKAAENIIHLIHNRNYDATYEFIEDVIQRGSVRNIK, from the coding sequence ATGGCTAAATACCAGGAGATAGTCGGATGGATATCCGAGCAGATCGACAAGGGGGATTATCCTCCGGGAAGTAAGATACCATCTGAGAATGAACTTTGCAGGAAGTTTGGCATCAGCAGACAGACAGTTCGTCACGCTATTGCATATCTGATTGAAGAAGGTAAGCTGACTGCAGAACGAGGAAGCGGTACCTATGTAAAAGGCGATTTTGTAGAGAACTCTTCCAAGAGAATAGCTGTAGTTACAACCTACGTCGACAGCTATATTTTTCCAAAGACAATTCAGGGAATTGAGAACAAGCTGACAGAGTATGGCTATACCATGCAGCTTTCATTTACAGGTAATACTTTTACCAAGGAAAGGGCTATCCTTCAGGATCTCCTTGATAATGGAGACGTGGCAGGACTTCTTATAGAACCTTCAAGAAGTGCTCTTCCCAATCCTAATATAGACCTTCTTGCCGAACTTGATAAAAAAGGCACGAGGATTCTTTTCCTAAACAGTAATTATACCCAGCTCCCATTCCCGCATGTATCACTTGCAGATAAGGAATGCGCTTACCGCGCGGTCAAAGAGCTGATAGATGCAGGTCACAGGAACATTGCCTGCATATTAAAGCTTGATGACAGGCAGGGACATGAGCGCTACAGCGGATATTTAAAGGCTATGATGGAAGCGGGCATTACGGTAAGTGATGAGTGGGTTGTCTGGCTTGATACAGATGATATATCCCATATGAAAGATAATTACGACAGGATCCGCAGGAGATTTGACGGCTGCACAGCGCTTTTTGCCTACAATGACCAGGTTGCGGTTGATGCCATAGGTGTCCTTCATGCTGCAGGAATAATGGTTCCAAAGCGTATGTCGGTTGTAAGTATGGATGATTCGGATATGGCCAAGATGAACGGCTTTGAACTTGATTCCGTGCCCCATCCTAAGGAAAGGCTTGGAGAGAAGGCAGCAGAGAACATTATCCATCTTATTCATAACAGAAACTATGATGCAACATATGAATTTATAGAAGATGTAATACAGAGAGGATCTGTAAGGAACATAAAATAG
- a CDS encoding BrnT family toxin — protein MNDIRFEWDENKNRININKHGLSFNEAKTVFYDTNAILFDDPDHSENEDRFLIIGFTKSEKLCIVSHCYRQDDVIRLISARKATTSEASFYEEYNGG, from the coding sequence ATGAATGACATTAGATTTGAATGGGATGAAAACAAAAATCGGATCAATATAAATAAACACGGATTAAGTTTTAATGAAGCAAAGACTGTATTTTATGATACCAATGCAATTCTTTTCGATGACCCAGATCATTCTGAAAACGAAGACAGATTTTTGATAATAGGATTCACTAAATCAGAAAAATTATGTATAGTCAGTCATTGCTACAGACAAGATGACGTAATCCGACTTATCTCTGCAAGAAAAGCAACTACATCAGAAGCTTCATTTTATGAAGAATATAACGGAGGTTAA
- a CDS encoding antitoxin produces MRKEYDISNLNPRKNPYAKQLKKQITMNISITTINYFKEQSEETGIPYQTLINLYLTDCAEHKKKLSMTWN; encoded by the coding sequence ATGCGCAAAGAATATGATATTAGCAATTTAAATCCGAGAAAAAATCCTTACGCTAAACAGCTAAAAAAACAAATAACTATGAACATCAGTATCACCACTATCAATTATTTTAAGGAGCAATCTGAAGAAACTGGTATCCCCTATCAGACTCTTATAAACCTCTATCTCACAGATTGTGCTGAGCACAAGAAAAAGCTTTCAATGACTTGGAATTGA
- a CDS encoding flavin reductase family protein encodes MSKIQFPKPGNFIYPVPAVMVSCQSDNEKPNIITIAWTGTVCSDPPMAYISVRKERHSYQMIKDSGCFVINLPDKDLAHACDYCGCTSGRKVDKFKECHLTPVKSSVVSAPMIEEAPVSIECKVTQVIPLGTHDMFLAEVVAVHVDEKYMDEKNAFHMDDIGMFAYEHGTYRELGAKLGTFGYSVRKKPTASKPSSKKPQNSASHASKSKKKTRSSRNKKKT; translated from the coding sequence ATGAGTAAAATACAATTTCCTAAACCCGGCAATTTCATATACCCCGTTCCGGCTGTTATGGTCAGCTGCCAGAGCGATAACGAAAAACCCAATATAATAACTATTGCGTGGACCGGTACTGTATGTTCAGATCCTCCAATGGCCTATATTTCTGTAAGAAAAGAAAGGCATTCCTATCAGATGATAAAGGACAGCGGATGCTTTGTAATAAATCTTCCTGACAAGGATCTGGCTCATGCTTGCGACTACTGCGGCTGCACCTCAGGACGAAAGGTTGATAAATTCAAAGAATGTCACTTAACTCCTGTAAAGAGTTCAGTAGTATCTGCTCCCATGATAGAGGAAGCACCTGTATCTATCGAGTGCAAAGTAACTCAGGTAATCCCCCTCGGAACGCACGATATGTTCCTTGCTGAAGTTGTGGCCGTTCATGTAGATGAGAAATATATGGATGAAAAGAACGCATTCCATATGGATGACATAGGAATGTTTGCATATGAACACGGAACCTACAGAGAACTTGGCGCCAAACTTGGAACTTTCGGATATTCAGTCAGGAAGAAGCCGACCGCTTCTAAGCCTTCTTCCAAGAAGCCCCAAAACTCTGCTTCACATGCTTCAAAAAGCAAGAAAAAGACCCGTTCTTCTCGTAACAAGAAAAAGACTTAA
- a CDS encoding clostripain-related cysteine peptidase — MADNRPHSRTKAPSSGTGHVSKRGSGTGHGQVGNTGGLHGPGRGSGSLGSSRPASSSGSSHRTGGYYGGGTGGPSYGGIKLLPMLIILAVVFFFVMRNCGGSSFLSDYETGTGTSTSGTGIGGSSYSGTTLSNTGTGWMTSSSNAYQDTSMSAADKTVSDAARDKYTTIKGGGEDTVTVMVYMCGADLESRSGMATRDLNEMVYADLSDKVNVIVETGGAKKWQNSVISASTNQRWEVEKGGLKALDKNVGSKQMTDPNTLVDFINFATKNYPADRYMLIFWDHGGGSVSGYGYDELYPNRTMTIDEISNALKKTGIKYDFVGFDACLMAGMETAMAVEPCADYLIASEETEPGTGWYYTNWLTDLSNNTSIETVDLAKKIIDDFTSACASSSSRSKTTLSVIDLAEFKGVIPDVLASFGTSLNAQLKSENYQDVAKARSDTREFASSSHIDQVDLVNFCNNLGTEDALKLADAVKGCVKYNKTYNVTNAYGMSIYFPYSSLKSVNSMVKIYENLDMDGSYSDSIKSFATLESSGQIVTSQAPQGTGLFDVLLGGSGQTQSSSSSVDITSILMQALSGAGSSTNSSYSGSGSGYGSLLDYASLLGGSGLVSSDSIESFASLLGGRARITSDDLALTQKGGENVVSLSEDQWSQMKSVGLNVFVDDGAGYIDLGIDNVASYNDDGDLIVTYDGTWMAVNGQFVAFYICQDDYDADTGYYYLLGYIPAELNGEYVNIMVEFSSEHEEGVILGAQAVYKGSDGENSFSTEGKGLVEIVEGDKIDFLCDYYSYDGTFQDSYFLNEESLVVGSDGLYIETLTMDNENVYYSYRLTDYLNSNYWTPVQKY; from the coding sequence ATGGCAGATAATCGTCCTCATTCAAGAACAAAAGCTCCATCATCAGGTACAGGCCACGTTAGCAAAAGAGGTAGTGGTACAGGCCATGGTCAGGTAGGAAATACTGGAGGATTACACGGACCTGGGAGAGGATCAGGATCTTTGGGTTCATCAAGACCGGCTTCTTCTTCAGGATCATCACATAGGACCGGAGGCTATTATGGAGGCGGCACAGGCGGCCCATCCTACGGCGGCATAAAACTTCTTCCTATGCTGATTATTCTTGCAGTTGTATTTTTCTTTGTAATGAGAAACTGCGGCGGAAGTTCTTTTTTGTCTGACTATGAAACAGGCACAGGTACCTCTACTTCCGGCACAGGAATAGGCGGAAGCTCTTATTCAGGAACAACGCTTTCAAATACAGGAACAGGCTGGATGACATCATCCTCAAATGCATATCAGGATACATCCATGTCTGCCGCAGACAAAACGGTTTCAGATGCTGCAAGAGATAAGTACACTACAATAAAAGGCGGCGGTGAAGACACAGTTACAGTAATGGTATACATGTGCGGAGCTGACCTTGAGAGTAGAAGCGGCATGGCAACCAGAGACCTTAACGAAATGGTCTATGCAGATCTTTCTGATAAGGTCAATGTTATTGTAGAAACAGGCGGTGCCAAAAAGTGGCAGAATTCTGTTATAAGCGCATCTACCAACCAGCGTTGGGAGGTTGAAAAGGGCGGTCTTAAAGCTCTTGATAAGAATGTTGGATCTAAGCAGATGACAGATCCTAATACTCTTGTAGACTTTATAAATTTTGCTACTAAGAATTACCCTGCAGACAGATACATGCTCATCTTCTGGGATCATGGCGGCGGATCTGTATCAGGTTATGGATATGACGAACTGTATCCTAACAGGACCATGACCATAGATGAGATTTCAAATGCCCTCAAGAAGACAGGAATCAAGTATGATTTCGTAGGATTTGATGCCTGCCTCATGGCCGGTATGGAGACAGCAATGGCGGTCGAGCCTTGCGCGGACTACCTTATCGCATCAGAAGAAACAGAGCCCGGAACAGGCTGGTACTACACAAACTGGCTTACAGATCTTTCTAATAACACATCAATAGAAACTGTTGATCTGGCAAAAAAAATAATAGATGACTTCACATCTGCATGTGCATCATCTTCTTCAAGATCAAAAACAACTCTTTCTGTTATAGATCTTGCAGAATTTAAAGGCGTAATACCTGACGTTCTTGCAAGCTTTGGAACAAGCCTTAATGCCCAGCTTAAGAGCGAGAACTATCAGGACGTTGCTAAAGCCAGAAGTGATACAAGAGAGTTTGCAAGTTCATCTCATATAGATCAGGTAGACCTTGTTAACTTCTGTAATAACCTTGGAACAGAAGATGCCTTAAAGCTTGCAGATGCTGTTAAGGGATGTGTTAAGTACAATAAAACCTATAATGTTACAAACGCATATGGAATGAGTATATATTTCCCATACAGTTCCCTTAAGTCAGTGAACTCTATGGTCAAGATATATGAAAACCTTGATATGGATGGTTCATATTCAGACTCTATCAAGTCTTTTGCTACCCTTGAATCATCCGGCCAGATCGTAACATCACAGGCTCCTCAGGGAACAGGCCTTTTTGATGTCCTTCTTGGAGGAAGCGGACAGACACAGTCGTCATCATCTTCTGTAGATATAACATCAATACTTATGCAGGCGCTCTCTGGAGCGGGTTCATCTACTAATAGCTCGTATTCAGGATCCGGATCAGGTTATGGTTCACTTCTTGACTATGCATCTCTTCTTGGTGGAAGCGGCCTTGTAAGCAGCGACTCTATTGAAAGCTTTGCATCCCTTCTTGGCGGAAGAGCACGTATCACATCAGATGACCTTGCTTTAACACAAAAAGGTGGAGAAAATGTTGTATCACTAAGCGAAGATCAGTGGTCTCAGATGAAATCAGTGGGACTTAACGTATTCGTTGATGACGGAGCAGGCTACATTGATCTTGGTATAGATAATGTTGCAAGCTACAACGATGACGGAGATCTGATCGTTACATATGATGGCACATGGATGGCAGTTAACGGACAGTTTGTTGCCTTCTATATCTGCCAGGATGATTATGATGCAGATACAGGATATTACTATCTTTTAGGCTATATCCCTGCAGAGCTTAACGGAGAATACGTTAATATAATGGTAGAGTTCTCATCAGAACATGAAGAGGGAGTGATCCTTGGAGCACAGGCTGTATATAAGGGATCTGATGGCGAGAACAGTTTTTCAACTGAAGGAAAAGGACTTGTCGAGATCGTAGAAGGTGATAAGATTGATTTCCTTTGTGACTATTACTCTTATGATGGAACTTTCCAGGATAGCTATTTCCTGAATGAAGAGTCACTTGTGGTTGGTTCAGACGGACTTTACATCGAGACACTTACAATGGACAACGAGAATGTATATTACAGCTACAGACTTACAGATTATCTGAATTCGAACTACTGGACACCGGTACAGAAGTATTAA
- a CDS encoding glycoside hydrolase family 2 TIM barrel-domain containing protein: MVRSKEPVALRRLDTPWTEKVLESVCPKSEYPRPQFERDSYVSLNGIWGFCVTKSAALPRKKDISGRIRVPFSPESALSIVDETSQNKETFLPHVLKPDEYLWYYRKVEVDNRPSKNARLLLHFGAVDQICDVYINSHAAAHHEGGYLPFTIDVTSFLKNESENDSSDNEAKEFFDIKVCVKDVTDTSWLSRGKQTLRRGGMFYSAQSGIWQSVWMEWVPETMIYKVVVEPQSDLKTALIKLTVSKPCDVIIRRLPDTNEDKAPDNKLFGKIIERDTFKPCDPLESQTDHEILSSDTIPIDVRYAYSSEIKVQIEDVKIWSPEDPHLYHFEVVANGANGESDRVTSYFGMRTYTMEKDEKGILRFCLNHKPYFIKGVLDQGYWPDGLMTAPSDAALIYDIKTMKKLGYNTLRKHIKIEEARYYYHCDRLGMLVIQDMVSGGTTYDKPLVTYLPNIFPNLMQTFDDSAKSYKFLARSDEAGRKAFVTEMRNTVMYLKNSVSIAIWTIFNEGWGQFDAATLPGVLKFVDSTRPIDAASGWFDQGSGDFNSIHNYFRKPKVPYDKYERACFISECGGLTYYDPDHSASRKTYGYATYKSRKKLNEEYGEFIHLELLPLETKGLCGFVYTQVSDVEDEVNGLLTYDRREVKIKTRIY; encoded by the coding sequence ATGGTAAGAAGTAAGGAACCTGTAGCGCTTAGAAGGCTCGACACTCCCTGGACTGAAAAAGTGCTTGAATCAGTATGTCCAAAATCAGAATATCCAAGACCCCAGTTCGAAAGAGATAGTTACGTATCTCTAAACGGAATCTGGGGTTTTTGTGTTACAAAATCTGCTGCGCTTCCCCGTAAGAAGGATATAAGTGGCAGGATAAGAGTGCCTTTTTCTCCTGAAAGCGCTCTTTCTATAGTGGATGAAACTTCACAAAACAAGGAAACTTTTCTTCCCCATGTGCTTAAACCTGATGAATATCTGTGGTATTACAGAAAGGTTGAAGTTGATAACAGGCCCTCTAAAAATGCCCGCCTTTTGCTTCACTTTGGCGCTGTGGACCAGATCTGTGACGTATATATTAATAGTCACGCTGCGGCACATCACGAAGGGGGATATCTGCCCTTTACAATAGATGTAACTTCTTTTCTGAAAAATGAGTCTGAAAATGATTCTTCGGATAATGAGGCAAAAGAGTTTTTTGACATAAAGGTCTGTGTAAAAGATGTAACTGATACTTCCTGGCTTTCAAGAGGTAAGCAGACACTTCGAAGAGGCGGTATGTTTTATTCTGCGCAGAGCGGAATATGGCAGAGCGTATGGATGGAGTGGGTTCCTGAAACTATGATCTATAAGGTGGTAGTTGAACCTCAAAGTGACCTTAAAACTGCCCTTATAAAGCTTACGGTGTCAAAACCCTGCGATGTAATAATTCGAAGGTTGCCAGATACTAATGAAGATAAAGCTCCTGATAATAAACTGTTTGGGAAGATAATAGAAAGGGACACGTTTAAGCCCTGCGATCCCCTTGAATCCCAGACAGATCACGAGATACTTTCGTCAGATACGATCCCTATTGATGTAAGATATGCATATTCTTCTGAGATCAAAGTTCAGATTGAGGATGTTAAAATCTGGTCACCTGAGGATCCGCATTTGTACCATTTTGAAGTTGTTGCCAATGGTGCAAATGGAGAATCCGACAGGGTAACCTCCTATTTTGGTATGAGAACCTATACCATGGAAAAAGATGAAAAGGGTATTCTGAGGTTTTGCCTTAATCATAAACCCTATTTTATCAAAGGGGTATTAGACCAGGGATACTGGCCTGATGGTCTTATGACGGCACCTTCGGATGCTGCTCTTATCTATGACATCAAGACCATGAAAAAGCTTGGCTATAATACCCTTCGTAAGCACATCAAGATAGAGGAAGCAAGATACTATTACCACTGTGACAGACTTGGAATGCTGGTTATTCAGGATATGGTCAGCGGAGGAACTACCTATGACAAGCCGCTTGTAACCTATCTTCCGAATATTTTCCCAAATCTTATGCAGACATTTGATGATTCTGCTAAGAGTTATAAATTCCTCGCAAGATCGGATGAGGCAGGTAGAAAGGCTTTTGTAACTGAGATGCGTAATACTGTAATGTATCTCAAGAACAGTGTTTCTATAGCGATATGGACCATCTTCAACGAAGGCTGGGGACAGTTTGATGCGGCAACTCTTCCGGGTGTGCTTAAGTTTGTTGACAGCACAAGGCCTATAGATGCGGCCAGTGGCTGGTTTGATCAGGGTTCGGGAGATTTCAACAGCATACATAACTACTTCAGAAAGCCTAAAGTGCCTTATGATAAGTATGAAAGAGCCTGCTTTATTTCTGAATGCGGGGGACTAACATATTATGATCCTGATCACAGCGCAAGCAGGAAAACCTATGGATACGCAACATACAAGAGCAGGAAAAAACTGAATGAAGAGTATGGAGAGTTTATTCACCTCGAGCTTCTTCCTCTTGAAACTAAGGGCCTGTGCGGCTTTGTCTATACTCAGGTAAGTGACGTTGAAGATGAAGTAAATGGACTTCTCACCTATGACAGAAGAGAAGTTAAGATTAAGACAAGGATCTATTGA
- a CDS encoding DUF975 family protein: MAKAAGISTSMVKATARERLLGNYGTIIAASIVVDIFYFASMLFIQRITNIYISLATEIIIDLLFGVFISGRSYMLMNLAFDQPVTFGDLFFGFKQNPDKAILIQLIYTIAIIILQIPMFLNTFGLITPIMLLYGTLILLVPYIIFSVAMSQTFFLLQDFPDNSVRQLVKKSVKIMRNNYLKYIWLVLSFIPMILIGIITFFVPLLWVEAYYNASRAMFYKELISQKEKAVNA; encoded by the coding sequence ATGGCTAAAGCAGCAGGCATTTCAACTTCTATGGTCAAAGCCACGGCCAGAGAAAGACTTCTTGGTAACTATGGAACGATAATAGCTGCCAGTATCGTGGTTGATATTTTTTATTTTGCGAGTATGCTTTTCATACAGCGGATAACAAACATTTATATATCGCTTGCAACGGAGATCATAATTGATCTCCTTTTTGGCGTATTTATTTCAGGAAGAAGTTATATGCTTATGAATCTGGCTTTTGATCAGCCGGTGACATTTGGAGACCTCTTTTTTGGATTTAAGCAAAATCCTGACAAAGCAATCCTTATCCAGCTGATCTATACAATTGCTATCATCATTTTGCAGATACCTATGTTTTTGAACACGTTTGGTCTGATAACTCCAATCATGCTCCTGTATGGAACACTTATTCTCCTTGTTCCATATATTATCTTTTCAGTTGCTATGTCACAGACCTTTTTTCTATTACAGGACTTTCCGGATAATTCAGTAAGACAGCTCGTAAAAAAGAGCGTGAAGATCATGCGCAATAACTATCTTAAGTATATCTGGCTGGTTCTTAGTTTTATCCCTATGATCCTTATTGGAATCATTACATTTTTTGTTCCTCTGTTATGGGTTGAAGCTTATTACAATGCCAGCAGAGCCATGTTCTACAAGGAACTAATTTCCCAAAAAGAAAAGGCTGTAAACGCCTGA